A DNA window from Variovorax sp. J2L1-78 contains the following coding sequences:
- a CDS encoding SirB1 family protein translates to MTFSFSAPTALEYFDSLVKSDDQFPLLEAAASLAQDEYPDLDVQQVLGDVDQLLARLKRRLPSDAAPLARLRALNQFFFHDLSFGGNVNDYYDPDNSYLNAVLRTRRGIPISLAVLWMELAQGLGLQARGIAFPGHFMMKVTLPKGQVVIDPFTGKSLSREDLSERLEPYKQSNGLVGDFDVPLGLYLQPAPPREIIGRMLRNLKEVHRAQEDWQRAIAVQDRLVALLPEAWGEHRDRGLAHAAQGNTASAVRDLETYLRHAEEALDLDAIAERVAALRRALN, encoded by the coding sequence ATGACGTTCAGCTTCTCGGCACCGACCGCCCTCGAATACTTCGACTCGCTCGTGAAGAGCGACGACCAGTTTCCGCTGCTCGAGGCGGCCGCGTCGCTCGCGCAGGACGAATACCCCGACCTCGACGTGCAGCAGGTGCTGGGCGACGTCGACCAGTTGCTGGCCCGCCTGAAGCGCCGCCTGCCGTCGGACGCGGCACCGCTCGCGCGCCTGCGCGCGCTCAACCAGTTCTTCTTCCACGACCTGAGCTTCGGTGGCAACGTCAACGACTACTACGACCCCGACAACAGCTACCTGAACGCGGTGTTGCGCACGCGCCGGGGCATTCCGATCTCGCTGGCCGTGTTGTGGATGGAGCTGGCCCAGGGGCTGGGCCTGCAGGCGCGCGGCATCGCGTTCCCGGGGCACTTCATGATGAAGGTCACGCTGCCCAAGGGCCAGGTGGTGATCGACCCGTTCACCGGCAAATCGCTCTCACGCGAAGACCTGAGCGAGCGGCTCGAGCCCTACAAGCAGAGCAATGGCCTGGTCGGCGATTTCGACGTGCCGCTCGGCCTCTACCTGCAGCCGGCCCCGCCGCGCGAGATCATCGGTCGCATGCTGCGCAATCTGAAGGAAGTGCACCGTGCGCAAGAAGACTGGCAGCGCGCCATCGCCGTGCAGGACCGTCTGGTGGCGCTGCTGCCCGAGGCCTGGGGCGAGCACCGTGACCGCGGCCTGGCGCATGCCGCGCAAGGCAACACCGCCTCGGCGGTGCGCGACCTGGAAACCTACCTGCGCCACGCCGAGGAGGCGCTCGACCTCGACGCCATCGCCGAGCGCGTGGCGGCCCTGCGCCGGGCCCTGAACTGA
- the murJ gene encoding murein biosynthesis integral membrane protein MurJ, producing the protein MSLLKSASTVSLLTLASRVTGLIRDLLMASVFGVSALTDAFNVAFRIPNLFRRVLGEGAFTQAFVPVLSATRTEQGDAGARALVDHVATLLTWALVLLCIAGVAGAPLMLWAMASGLQQTPHGYDAAVLMTRWMFPYIFFMSLVALAGGVLNTWRKFAVPAASPVLLNVALISSIVFGAPLFRRWGIEPIYAQCVGVMVGGALQLGIQLPALRRIGMLPRIGVRWRALCTSWNDPTTRKILRLMLPALIGVSVAQISLLINTQIASHLAPGSVTWVSYADRLMEFPTAMLGVALGVVLMPQLASARAAKDDARYSSLLDWGLRLVVLLSVPCAVALLVFSKPLVAVLFHNGAFSAVDVQRTTVALMGYGAGLVGIVAIKVLAPGYYARHDMRSPMRIAVGVLIFTQLLNLVLVPLLQHAALTLTIAIGAVVNALWLLAGLVRRGSYRPEPGWGKFVLQVLVSAALLGLLLYWGAGHFDWVALRAVRLQRIGLLALFIAGAGLLYFAALTLLGVRLRSFIKR; encoded by the coding sequence GTGTCCCTGCTCAAATCCGCCTCCACCGTTTCGCTCCTGACGCTCGCGTCCCGGGTCACCGGGCTCATCCGCGACCTGCTGATGGCGTCGGTGTTCGGGGTCAGCGCGCTGACCGACGCCTTCAATGTGGCCTTTCGCATTCCCAACCTGTTCCGGCGGGTACTGGGGGAGGGCGCCTTTACCCAGGCGTTCGTGCCGGTGCTGTCGGCCACGCGCACCGAACAGGGCGACGCCGGCGCGCGGGCGCTGGTCGACCATGTCGCCACGCTGCTGACCTGGGCGCTGGTGCTGCTGTGCATCGCCGGCGTGGCGGGGGCGCCGCTGATGCTGTGGGCGATGGCCAGCGGCCTGCAGCAGACGCCGCACGGCTACGACGCCGCCGTGCTCATGACGCGCTGGATGTTCCCCTACATCTTCTTCATGTCGCTGGTGGCGCTGGCCGGCGGGGTGCTCAACACCTGGCGCAAGTTTGCGGTGCCGGCCGCCTCGCCGGTGCTGCTCAACGTGGCGCTGATTTCCTCGATCGTGTTCGGCGCGCCGCTGTTCCGGCGTTGGGGCATCGAGCCGATCTACGCCCAGTGCGTCGGCGTGATGGTGGGCGGTGCGCTGCAGCTGGGCATCCAGTTGCCCGCGCTGCGCCGCATCGGCATGCTGCCGCGCATCGGTGTGCGCTGGCGCGCGCTCTGCACATCGTGGAACGACCCGACGACGCGCAAGATCCTCCGGCTGATGCTGCCGGCGCTGATCGGTGTCAGCGTCGCGCAGATCTCGCTGCTCATCAACACGCAGATCGCCTCGCACCTGGCGCCCGGCAGCGTGACCTGGGTCAGCTATGCCGACCGGCTGATGGAGTTCCCCACCGCGATGCTCGGCGTGGCGCTCGGCGTGGTGCTGATGCCGCAGCTGGCCAGCGCCCGCGCGGCCAAGGACGACGCCCGCTATTCCTCGCTGCTCGACTGGGGCCTGCGCCTGGTCGTGCTGCTGTCGGTGCCCTGCGCGGTGGCCTTGCTGGTGTTCTCGAAACCACTGGTCGCGGTGCTGTTCCACAACGGCGCCTTCAGTGCGGTCGACGTGCAGCGCACCACTGTCGCGCTGATGGGCTACGGCGCGGGCCTGGTCGGCATCGTCGCCATCAAGGTGCTGGCGCCGGGCTACTACGCGCGCCACGACATGCGCTCGCCGATGCGCATCGCGGTCGGCGTGCTGATCTTCACCCAGCTGCTCAACCTCGTGCTGGTGCCGCTGCTGCAGCACGCCGCCCTGACGCTGACCATCGCGATCGGCGCGGTCGTCAATGCGCTGTGGCTGCTCGCCGGCCTGGTGCGGCGCGGCAGCTACCGGCCCGAACCCGGCTGGGGCAAGTTCGTCCTGCAGGTGCTCGTATCGGCGGCGTTGCTGGGCCTTCTGTTGTACTGGGGCGCCGGGCATTTCGACTGGGTGGCGCTGCGAGCCGTCCGGCTGCAGCGCATCGGCCTGCTGGCGCTGTTCATCGCCGGTGCCGGCCTGCTCTATTTCGCCGCCTTGACCCTGCTGGGTGTGCGGTTGCGCAGTTTCATCAAGCGATAA
- the rpsT gene encoding 30S ribosomal protein S20, translating to MASAKPKKKNPRLASGRKRVRQDVKINAANTSLRSKYRTAVKNVEKAVLAGDKTKATELFAKAQSIVDTVADKGIFHKNKAARDKSRLSAKVKALALAAPAQATA from the coding sequence ATGGCATCCGCAAAACCCAAGAAGAAGAACCCGCGCCTCGCGTCGGGCCGCAAGCGCGTCCGCCAGGACGTCAAGATCAACGCCGCGAACACCTCGCTGCGTTCGAAGTACCGGACCGCGGTCAAGAACGTCGAGAAGGCCGTGCTGGCCGGCGACAAGACCAAGGCGACCGAACTCTTCGCCAAGGCCCAGAGCATCGTCGACACCGTCGCCGACAAGGGCATCTTCCACAAGAACAAGGCTGCGCGCGACAAGAGTCGCCTGTCGGCCAAGGTCAAGGCACTCGCCCTGGCCGCACCGGCGCAAGCCACCGCCTGA
- a CDS encoding chemotaxis protein: MSTVLNEVDERTNLTSSNRFELLLFRLGEAPNSDRRELFGINVFKVREIIVTPSITAIAGSSPHVMGVTNIRGQLMPVIDLASAVGCVPKNGRNILLVTEYARTTQAFAVEEVDEIVRLEWSQVLSAEGSTSASGLITSIARLDGDVHGTRLAQVLDVEQILRTVLPPPPEDTTAEAVDVRVKLRPGSIILAADDSMLARSLIQHGLTAMGAEHEMTKSGKEAWDRLEAIAKAAEAEGKTAADKVALVLTDLEMPEMDGFTLTRKIKADPRFSSIPVVIHSSLTGTTNEVHAKGVGADAFVGKFVAQELAETIERMLLARR, encoded by the coding sequence ATGAGCACAGTTCTGAACGAAGTCGACGAGCGCACCAATCTCACCAGCAGCAACCGGTTCGAACTGCTGTTGTTTCGCCTCGGTGAAGCGCCCAACTCGGACCGGCGGGAACTGTTCGGCATCAACGTCTTCAAGGTGCGCGAGATCATCGTGACGCCCTCCATCACGGCGATCGCGGGCTCGTCGCCCCACGTGATGGGCGTGACCAATATCCGCGGTCAGCTGATGCCGGTGATCGACCTGGCGAGCGCGGTGGGATGCGTGCCGAAAAACGGTCGCAACATCCTGCTCGTGACGGAATACGCACGAACGACCCAGGCCTTCGCTGTCGAAGAGGTGGACGAGATCGTGCGACTCGAATGGAGCCAGGTGCTGTCTGCGGAAGGCAGCACCTCGGCCAGCGGCCTGATCACCAGCATCGCCCGGCTGGACGGCGACGTCCACGGCACGCGGCTGGCGCAGGTTCTGGACGTCGAGCAGATCCTGCGCACCGTGCTGCCGCCACCCCCCGAAGACACGACGGCCGAGGCGGTCGACGTGCGGGTCAAGCTGCGCCCCGGCTCGATCATTCTGGCGGCGGACGATTCGATGCTCGCGCGCTCCCTGATCCAGCATGGGCTGACGGCAATGGGCGCGGAACACGAGATGACGAAGTCCGGGAAGGAAGCCTGGGATCGGCTGGAGGCGATCGCCAAGGCCGCGGAAGCCGAGGGCAAGACCGCCGCCGACAAGGTGGCCCTGGTCCTGACCGACCTGGAGATGCCCGAGATGGACGGCTTCACCCTGACGCGGAAGATCAAGGCCGACCCGCGCTTCAGCTCGATTCCCGTGGTGATCCATTCGTCGCTCACGGGGACCACCAACGAGGTCCATGCCAAGGGCGTCGGCGCGGATGCCTTCGTCGGCAAGTTCGTCGCGCAGGAACTGGCCGAGACCATCGAGCGGATGCTGCTGGCGCGACGCTAG
- a CDS encoding DUF3579 domain-containing protein encodes MISPRAKEVFIQGITSDGRTFRPSDWAERLAGVMSSFRPGGATPGSHLSYSPWCVPTSVGGVKCVIVHTDLRDHDVMAWDFVMNFARDNGLQIAEACVVPDTPPPAKP; translated from the coding sequence ATGATTTCTCCCCGCGCCAAAGAAGTTTTCATCCAGGGCATCACGTCCGACGGGCGCACCTTTCGCCCGAGCGACTGGGCCGAACGGCTCGCCGGCGTGATGAGTTCCTTCCGCCCGGGCGGCGCGACGCCGGGCAGCCACCTGAGCTATTCGCCCTGGTGCGTGCCGACCAGCGTCGGCGGCGTGAAGTGCGTGATCGTCCACACCGACCTGCGCGACCACGACGTCATGGCCTGGGATTTCGTCATGAACTTCGCGCGCGACAACGGCCTGCAGATCGCCGAAGCCTGCGTCGTCCCCGACACGCCACCGCCGGCCAAGCCCTGA
- a CDS encoding aspartate aminotransferase family protein: MSALAVEPTSPHVMNTYGRLPIALSHGQGCRVWDTNGRAYLDGLGGIAVNTLGHNHPELVPALQDQLSKIIHSCNYYHVPGQEKLATKLTELAGMTNVFFCCTGLEANEAALKLARKFGHDKGIERPEIVVYEAAFHGRSIATLSATGNPKIQKGFGPLVEGFIRVPLNDIDALKKATEGNPNVVAVFFEAIQGEGGIHPMALEYMRQVRALCDERDWLMMIDEVQCGMGRTGKWFAHQWAGIVPDVMPLAKGLGSGVPIGAVVAGPRAAQIFGPGNHGTTFGGNPLAMRAGIETIRIMEEQKLLDNAATVGAHLKAALEREFEGLAGVKEVRGQGLMLGIELDRPCGVILNRACEAGLLLSVTADSVIRLVPPLILSVAEADEIVAILAPLVKAFLEEPAP, from the coding sequence ATGAGCGCCCTTGCTGTCGAACCCACCTCGCCCCACGTCATGAACACCTACGGTCGCCTGCCGATCGCGTTGTCGCACGGCCAGGGCTGCCGAGTGTGGGACACGAATGGCCGCGCCTACCTCGACGGGCTGGGCGGCATCGCGGTCAACACGCTGGGCCACAACCACCCCGAGCTGGTGCCCGCGCTGCAGGACCAGCTGTCGAAGATCATCCACAGCTGCAACTACTACCACGTGCCCGGGCAGGAAAAGCTGGCCACCAAGCTGACCGAACTGGCCGGCATGACCAACGTCTTCTTCTGCTGCACCGGCCTGGAGGCCAACGAAGCCGCGCTGAAGCTGGCGCGCAAGTTCGGCCACGACAAGGGCATCGAGCGCCCGGAAATCGTGGTCTACGAAGCCGCCTTCCACGGCCGGTCGATCGCCACGCTGTCGGCCACCGGCAACCCGAAGATCCAGAAGGGCTTCGGCCCGCTGGTGGAGGGCTTCATCCGCGTGCCGCTCAACGACATCGACGCGCTGAAGAAGGCGACCGAAGGCAACCCGAACGTGGTGGCCGTGTTCTTCGAGGCCATCCAGGGCGAAGGCGGCATCCACCCGATGGCGCTGGAATACATGCGCCAGGTGCGCGCCCTGTGCGACGAGCGCGACTGGCTCATGATGATCGACGAGGTGCAGTGCGGCATGGGCCGCACCGGCAAGTGGTTCGCGCACCAGTGGGCCGGCATCGTGCCCGACGTGATGCCGCTGGCCAAGGGCCTGGGCTCCGGCGTGCCGATCGGCGCCGTGGTGGCAGGCCCGCGCGCCGCGCAGATCTTCGGCCCGGGCAACCATGGCACGACCTTCGGCGGCAACCCGCTGGCGATGCGCGCCGGCATCGAGACCATCCGCATCATGGAAGAGCAGAAGCTGCTCGACAACGCGGCCACCGTCGGCGCCCACCTGAAGGCGGCCCTGGAGCGCGAATTCGAAGGCCTGGCCGGCGTGAAGGAAGTGCGCGGCCAGGGCCTGATGCTGGGCATCGAACTCGACCGGCCCTGCGGCGTGATCCTCAACCGCGCCTGCGAGGCCGGCCTGCTGCTGTCGGTGACGGCGGACAGCGTGATCCGCCTGGTGCCGCCGCTGATCCTGAGCGTGGCAGAGGCCGACGAGATCGTCGCCATCCTCGCGCCGCTGGTGAAGGCCTTCCTCGAGGAGCCGGCGCCATGA
- the argF gene encoding ornithine carbamoyltransferase, which translates to MTTTAALRHYLQFSDLSADDYAYLFERAAIIKKKFKAYERHQPLVDRTLAMIFEKASTRTRVSFEAGMYQLGGSVVNLTTGDSQLGRAEPIEDSAKVISRMVDIVMIRTFGQDKIDAFAANSRVPVINGLTNEFHPCQILADIFTYIEHRGSIQGKTVAWVGDGNNMANTWLQAADILGFTVHVSTPSGYEVDQSIAGIRSAESYQVFKDPMEACRGADLVTTDVWTSMGYEAENEARKAAFADWCVDTEMMRIAQTDALFMHCLPAHRGEEVEADVIDGPQSVVWDEAENRMHVQKALMEFLLLGRLQEA; encoded by the coding sequence ATGACGACCACGGCAGCCCTGCGGCACTACCTCCAGTTCTCCGACCTCTCGGCGGACGACTACGCCTACCTGTTCGAGCGTGCCGCGATCATCAAGAAGAAGTTCAAGGCCTACGAGCGTCACCAGCCCCTGGTCGACCGCACCCTGGCGATGATCTTCGAGAAGGCCAGCACCCGCACGCGCGTGAGCTTCGAGGCCGGCATGTACCAGCTGGGCGGCTCGGTGGTGAACCTCACGACCGGCGACAGCCAACTGGGCCGCGCCGAGCCGATCGAGGACAGCGCCAAGGTCATCAGCCGGATGGTGGACATCGTGATGATCCGCACCTTCGGCCAGGACAAGATCGACGCCTTCGCGGCCAACTCGCGCGTGCCCGTCATCAACGGCCTGACCAACGAGTTCCACCCCTGCCAGATCCTGGCGGACATCTTCACCTACATCGAGCACCGCGGCTCGATCCAGGGCAAGACGGTGGCCTGGGTCGGCGACGGCAACAACATGGCCAACACCTGGCTGCAGGCGGCCGACATCCTGGGCTTCACGGTGCACGTGAGCACGCCCAGCGGCTACGAGGTCGATCAGTCGATCGCAGGCATCCGCTCGGCCGAGAGCTACCAGGTCTTCAAGGACCCGATGGAAGCCTGCCGCGGCGCCGACTTGGTGACCACCGACGTGTGGACCAGCATGGGCTACGAGGCCGAAAACGAAGCCCGCAAGGCCGCCTTCGCCGACTGGTGCGTCGACACCGAGATGATGCGCATCGCGCAAACCGACGCGCTCTTCATGCACTGCCTGCCGGCGCACCGCGGCGAAGAGGTCGAGGCCGACGTGATCGACGGCCCGCAGTCGGTCGTTTGGGACGAGGCCGAGAACCGCATGCACGTGCAGAAGGCGCTGATGGAATTCCTGCTGCTGGGGCGCCTGCAAGAGGCCTGA
- a CDS encoding ABC transporter permease, whose protein sequence is MSAGRKYEGSAVALTGVLGAIAVIATVLLLAPTVIVIVLSFTNGFSLKFPPPGYSLRWYASLPDAFQLQYAALNSLKVACASTLLAVVLGVGAAMAIARSEKAMARVLDSFFMSPLILPALAFGLASLIYFSRIGIQLSLWTLVIGHTVVGVPYVIRTTVAALSQLPPALLESSASLGASRAYTFRRVTLPLIAPGVAAGAFICFMSSFDNVPVSLFLRDASTDMLPIRMWQDLEGRLDVSIAAVSTLMVLVTLVLMVVMERLAGISKRIR, encoded by the coding sequence ATGAGTGCCGGGCGCAAATACGAAGGCTCGGCCGTCGCCTTGACGGGGGTGCTCGGCGCGATCGCGGTCATCGCCACGGTGCTGCTGCTGGCGCCGACCGTCATCGTGATCGTGCTGTCGTTCACCAACGGTTTTTCGCTCAAGTTTCCGCCGCCGGGCTATTCGCTGCGTTGGTATGCCTCGCTGCCCGACGCCTTCCAGCTGCAATACGCGGCACTCAACAGTCTGAAGGTGGCCTGCGCATCGACGTTGCTCGCGGTGGTGCTGGGGGTGGGCGCAGCCATGGCCATCGCGCGCTCGGAGAAGGCGATGGCGCGGGTGCTCGATTCCTTTTTCATGTCGCCGCTGATCCTGCCGGCGCTGGCCTTCGGGCTGGCATCGCTCATCTACTTTTCGCGCATCGGCATCCAGCTGTCGCTCTGGACCCTGGTGATCGGCCACACGGTGGTGGGCGTGCCCTACGTCATCCGCACCACGGTCGCGGCGCTCTCTCAGTTGCCGCCGGCCCTGCTCGAGAGTTCGGCCAGCCTGGGCGCAAGCCGTGCGTACACCTTCCGGCGCGTCACGCTGCCGCTGATCGCGCCGGGCGTGGCCGCGGGCGCGTTCATCTGCTTCATGTCCTCGTTCGACAACGTGCCGGTGTCGCTGTTCCTGCGCGATGCCTCCACCGACATGCTGCCGATCCGCATGTGGCAGGACCTGGAAGGGCGCCTCGACGTGAGCATCGCCGCCGTCTCGACCCTGATGGTGCTGGTGACGCTGGTGCTGATGGTCGTGATGGAACGGCTTGCCGGCATCAGCAAGCGCATCCGCTGA
- a CDS encoding ABC transporter permease, producing the protein MTAAVLKGPPVTGYSLAFATPLAAFFVLFFLAPLLLLIVISFYATPELQSFGFDQYVKIATDGFTLPVLFDTLWLGLQTTLLCLLLGYALAWCYVRSPGSLQKLLMLAILMPLLTSVVVRTFAWVVILGRQGIVNSVLAEFGWIDAPLKLLYTRGGLIVTLANVQLPLMVLPLITALQKLDPNLEDASSALGASALRTFVKITLPLTLPGIVAGCLLTFAASITAFISQSLIGGGQMLFMPMYIYQQASSLQNWPFAAAISLVFLVAVMACVSVFNLLGRLSRAGA; encoded by the coding sequence ATGACCGCCGCCGTCCTCAAGGGTCCGCCCGTCACCGGCTACAGCCTGGCCTTCGCCACGCCGCTGGCGGCGTTCTTCGTGCTGTTCTTCCTGGCGCCCTTGCTGCTGCTGATCGTCATCAGCTTCTACGCCACGCCGGAGCTCCAATCCTTCGGCTTCGACCAGTACGTGAAGATCGCGACCGACGGCTTCACGCTGCCGGTGCTGTTCGACACGCTGTGGCTCGGCCTGCAGACCACGCTGCTGTGCCTGCTGCTCGGCTACGCGCTGGCCTGGTGCTACGTGCGCAGCCCCGGCAGTCTGCAGAAGCTGCTGATGCTGGCCATCCTGATGCCGCTGCTGACCAGTGTGGTGGTGCGCACCTTCGCGTGGGTCGTGATCCTCGGACGCCAGGGCATCGTGAATTCGGTGCTGGCGGAGTTCGGCTGGATCGATGCGCCGCTGAAACTGCTCTACACCCGCGGCGGCCTGATCGTCACGCTGGCCAACGTGCAGCTGCCGCTGATGGTGTTGCCGCTCATCACCGCCTTGCAGAAGCTCGATCCGAACCTGGAAGACGCCTCGTCGGCGCTCGGCGCGAGCGCGCTGCGCACCTTCGTCAAGATCACCTTGCCACTCACGCTGCCCGGGATCGTGGCCGGCTGCCTGCTGACCTTCGCGGCCAGCATCACCGCCTTCATATCGCAGTCGCTCATCGGCGGCGGCCAGATGCTCTTCATGCCGATGTACATCTACCAGCAGGCCTCGTCGCTGCAGAACTGGCCCTTCGCCGCCGCCATCTCGCTGGTCTTTCTCGTCGCGGTGATGGCCTGCGTCAGCGTCTTCAACCTCCTCGGGCGGCTCAGCCGCGCAGGTGCATGA
- a CDS encoding ABC transporter substrate-binding protein, translating into MELSRRHLLGSALTLSALQLFPGISQAQARKLVFATFTGSWEEAHRDVLVPAFKKATGQDVLLDAMLSVDQIAKVAAARNNPPIDVMLHDPGPALTAIGQDLVEPFPVASSKNYKDLIPEAQDPMGPSMFFQVVGLTYNPEKIKTPPTSWADLWKPEYKGRVGITNLNSTLGTGFLVEIARMHGGGEGNVEEGFKAIDKLKPNLAAVAANPGALAALYQQGQIDISPGNFNAIQILKARGVPVEFVAPKEGAIAFKTSIHIVKNSPNKALAAQLIDVALSPEVQGKLMQAPYLVVPTNAKVKMEGEIAKVLAKDTAEMKKKFVFQDWKKINENRAAWIDRFNREIKL; encoded by the coding sequence ATGGAACTGTCCCGTCGCCACCTGCTCGGCAGTGCGCTCACGCTGAGCGCGCTGCAGCTCTTCCCCGGTATCAGCCAGGCGCAGGCGCGCAAGCTGGTGTTCGCCACCTTCACCGGCAGCTGGGAAGAGGCGCACCGCGACGTGCTGGTGCCCGCCTTCAAGAAGGCCACCGGCCAGGACGTGCTGCTCGACGCGATGCTCTCGGTGGACCAGATCGCGAAGGTCGCGGCGGCGCGCAACAACCCGCCGATCGACGTGATGTTGCACGACCCGGGTCCGGCGCTGACCGCCATCGGGCAGGACCTGGTGGAGCCGTTCCCGGTGGCGTCGAGCAAGAACTACAAGGACCTGATCCCCGAGGCGCAGGACCCGATGGGGCCGTCGATGTTCTTCCAGGTGGTGGGCCTGACCTACAACCCCGAGAAGATCAAGACGCCGCCGACCTCCTGGGCCGACCTGTGGAAGCCCGAGTACAAGGGCCGCGTCGGCATCACCAACCTGAATTCGACGCTGGGCACCGGCTTCCTGGTCGAGATCGCGCGCATGCACGGCGGCGGCGAAGGCAATGTCGAGGAAGGCTTCAAGGCCATCGACAAGCTCAAGCCGAACCTGGCCGCCGTGGCCGCCAACCCGGGCGCACTGGCCGCGCTCTACCAGCAGGGCCAGATCGACATCAGCCCCGGCAACTTCAACGCCATCCAGATCCTCAAGGCGCGCGGCGTGCCGGTCGAATTCGTGGCGCCGAAGGAGGGTGCCATCGCCTTCAAGACCAGCATCCACATCGTCAAGAACTCACCCAACAAGGCGCTCGCCGCCCAGCTCATCGACGTGGCGCTGTCGCCCGAGGTGCAGGGCAAGCTGATGCAGGCGCCGTACCTGGTCGTGCCGACCAACGCCAAGGTCAAGATGGAAGGCGAGATCGCCAAGGTACTGGCCAAGGACACGGCCGAGATGAAGAAGAAGTTCGTCTTCCAGGACTGGAAGAAGATCAACGAGAACCGCGCCGCCTGGATCGACCGCTTCAACCGCGAGATCAAGCTTTGA
- a CDS encoding ABC transporter ATP-binding protein — protein sequence MESTTGQSLTLDDIVHRYAGALAVDHVTLEVQAGELVALLGPSGCGKTTLLRIIAGFIQQTSGKVVVGGRRIDDLPPARRQVGIVFQNYALFPHMTVADNVGYGLAARGTDRQAARKRTAEMLEMVQLGHLADRLTKQLSGGQQQRVALARALAIEPRVLLLDEPFSALDKSLRLDMQIEIKRIQRAAGTTAIIVTHDQEEALGMADRVAVLSQGRLEQFAAPSAVYDTPATYFVNQFVGTANVLPGVLGEVSGGQAGVRLDDGTWLAARAPVGVAPGARVVACIRPENMRLDADTASDGLEGTVELGMPLGATIVHEIRTASGLRLKLSEPRMPGMGPRAAGTRVRLRPASPEGVTVFAAP from the coding sequence ATGGAATCGACCACCGGACAAAGCCTGACGCTCGACGACATCGTGCATCGCTATGCGGGCGCGTTGGCCGTCGACCATGTGACCCTGGAGGTCCAGGCGGGCGAGCTCGTCGCGCTGCTGGGCCCGAGCGGCTGCGGCAAGACGACGCTGCTGCGGATCATCGCGGGCTTCATCCAGCAGACCTCGGGCAAGGTGGTGGTCGGCGGGCGCCGCATCGACGACCTGCCGCCGGCGCGGCGCCAGGTCGGGATCGTGTTCCAGAACTACGCGCTCTTCCCGCACATGACGGTGGCGGACAACGTCGGCTACGGGCTGGCGGCACGCGGCACCGACCGCCAGGCCGCCCGCAAGCGGACCGCCGAGATGCTCGAGATGGTCCAGCTCGGGCACCTGGCCGACCGCCTCACCAAGCAGCTGTCGGGTGGCCAGCAGCAGCGCGTGGCGCTCGCGCGCGCTCTGGCGATCGAGCCGCGCGTGCTCTTGCTCGACGAGCCCTTCTCGGCGCTCGACAAGAGCCTGCGGCTGGACATGCAGATCGAGATCAAGCGCATCCAGCGCGCGGCGGGCACCACCGCCATCATCGTCACGCACGACCAGGAAGAGGCGCTCGGCATGGCCGACCGCGTGGCCGTGCTGAGCCAGGGTCGGCTCGAGCAGTTCGCCGCGCCTTCGGCGGTGTACGACACACCGGCGACCTATTTTGTGAACCAGTTCGTCGGCACCGCGAACGTGCTGCCGGGCGTGCTGGGCGAGGTCTCCGGTGGGCAGGCCGGGGTCCGGCTGGACGACGGCACCTGGCTCGCGGCGCGGGCGCCGGTGGGCGTCGCGCCGGGCGCGCGGGTGGTCGCCTGCATCCGGCCCGAGAACATGCGCCTGGATGCGGACACCGCGTCGGACGGTCTCGAAGGCACGGTCGAACTGGGCATGCCGCTGGGCGCCACCATCGTCCACGAGATCCGCACGGCCTCGGGCCTGCGGCTGAAGTTGTCCGAACCCCGCATGCCGGGCATGGGGCCGCGCGCCGCCGGCACCCGCGTCCGGCTCCGGCCTGCGTCGCCCGAGGGCGTGACGGTCTTTGCCGCGCCCTGA